A stretch of DNA from Deltaproteobacteria bacterium:
CATGAGGAGACTCCTCGTGGAGGCAGGGGAGGACTTTCCCGCCCTTTTCCTCCTTGCCATGGCAGACAGCATGGCTGGGTGCGGGCCGCTCAAACCCCCTGAACTCGACGAGGAACTGGACGCCCTCTGGGTCCGGGTGTGCCGATTCTATTGGGATCATTTCCTTCCGGTCTCGAAAGAGGAGAGGCTTCTGACGGGTCACGACATCCAGAAGATCCTGGGGCTTACCCCGGGGCCGCTCGTGGGCAAGGCCCTCGAGGCCATTGAAGATGCAAGGGCCGAGGGCCTGGTCTCAAACCGCGAAGAGGCCGTCCGGTATCTTGTCGAATGGCACTCAGCACAGTAATCGGCCCTGGTTGTGTGTATCTTATTCCTGAATCCGTGAGATATGCAGTTAAGTATTTGATTTTACAAAATAAGCTTACGGCCAGGGTATTTGTGGAGTGAGGCGCTCATGGATGGGGCTCGAACGGAAATCTGCCCCCATGGACAGGGGCTATTTGCCGCACGGAACAAATACCCTGGCCGTAGGCTCACGGATTCAGGTTATTGAGAGGCAACCGGAGAAAAGTGGAGTGAAGGCAGGCCCATTTCCGTTCCTTACGCTAAATGCCCACCTCAGAAATATCTTCGGGGAGCGGGTCCAGAAGATCCCCCTTGATGCCGGATTCACCTGTCCGAACCGGGACGGGACAAAGGGCAGATCGGGCTGCATCTACTGCGACCCCCGGGGCTCTGGGACCGGGGCCTGGGCCTTGGGGAAATCCGTCTCCGTCCAGATGGCAGAAGGCATAAAATGGGCGCGTCGTCGCTACGGCGCAAAGAGATTCATCGCCTATTTCCAGGCATTTTCCAACACGTATGGCCCTCTCCATGTCCTTGGGGAACGGTATCGGGAGTCCCTCCTCGGGCCTGAGGTGGCGGGGCTCGCCATAGGGACCAGGCCGGACTGTGTGGACGAGGAGCGGCTGTCGCTCATTCGACAGGTAGCGGACGGCCGAATGATATGGATGGAATACGGGCTCCAGAGCGCCTCAGACGAGACCTTGAGGAGGATCAACCGCGGACACACCGTGGATGATTTTGTGAAGGCCGTGGAACTTGCTCGAAAGCACGGGATCCCCGTGTGCGCCCATGTGATGTTCGGGCTTCCCGGAGAGGGAGAGAGGGAGATGGTGCGGACCATGGGCCTTCTCGCGGATCTCGGGGTGGAGGGCGTGAAGTTCCATCAGGTCTATGTGGTGCCGGGAACCGCCCTTCACAGGCTTTATGAATCAGGAAGATATCAGCCTATTTCCCAAGAGGAATACGCGGGAATGGTTGCACGGGCCATTCGAATGCTTCCGGAGGGGACAGTGATCCATCGTCTTACCGGAGATCCTCCTTCTGGGATCTCCGTCTCCCCGGCCTGGTCCCGGGACAAGCAGGGGACTATTGCGCGGATCGAGGCAGAGCTCGAACGTATGAAAGCCTCTTAATGGATCAGCTGCGTACCTTGCCGTTGATCTTGTCCCGAAGGATGCCAGAGGGGTGGAAGGTGACGACCCTTCTTGGTTCGAGGATCAGGTCCTCTCCAGTGTGGGGATTGCGGCCCCTTCGGGCACGTTTGGCCTTTACGGTGAATTTTCCAAAGCCGCTGATCAGGATGGAATCCCCGCTCTCGAGGCGTTTTTTCATGAGTTCGATGAGATCCTCGGTGATGCGGATCGCTTCGTTTTTACCAAGTCCTCCGTTTTGCGTGAGGTGATTGACGATGTATGCCTTGGTGATGGTCATGGGGCACCTTTCGATGTAGAGGAGAAATATTCTACGAATTCGTGGAGGTCTTCGGCAGGGATCTGGCCTGGAGCGGTCTCCGAGCCGGGAAAGGGCGCTGCGTAGGTGATGGGAGCGCCTGCGGCAAGGCAGGCAAGCCTGCTCAGGCGGCCCCTTTCACCCATAGAGAAGGCCGTAAGGGCCAGGCCCAGTTCGTGTGCGGGTTCGTAAAGGGCGAAAAGTCTGGCAACATCCCGGTTGTCCCGTGCGGTTGTGACGATCTTTCCCACGTCTGCGCCTGCCTCGGCCATTCCTTCAAGGATCGCCAGGAGGCGTTCCATGGGAGGGGTGCCGGAAAGGTCATGAAAGGAGAGGATGACGCGGGTTCCTTTTGCCTTTGCATCATCGACCAGTGAGGATCTGGCGGCGGGATCGGTCGCGAGCTCGATATCGACGTATGCGGCCCCTGCCCGGACGGCCCGTTTCAGGATCTCGATCCGCTCGTCTTCTGACCCTTTGAATCGCCCCCCTTCCCACTCGGGGCGGTTGGTCCACAGGAGGGGAAGGGGACTTGCTGCGCTCAAGGGCCTCATGTCTGCCTCGTAGTCCGAAAGGGCGTCCAGCCTGATCTCGGCGAGGTCTGCATACGGCGTGACCCTTTTTAGGATGGCCTCGATCCTTGAAATATCCGGTTGAGCTATGGATACACAGATCACGTCAGGTGCTTGGGGTCTATTTCCATGAGATAGGTGGTTATTGCCCGGTCGTAGGCGCTTGTGAGGGCAAAGACCTTGCGGGCAAGGGTGAATCGGGTGGCAAGGGTGGTCTCGCCGCCGTTTGCCTTCATCTCTGCCAGGACCTTTCCATAGTCTGCCGGATCCACGATCACTGTGACGTCCCGGAAATTCTTGGCGGATGCGCGCAGGAGCGTGGGCCCACCTATGTCTATATTCTCGATGGCCTCTTCAAGGGTTACATCCTTGCGGGCCACGGTCTTTTCGAAGGCGTAGAGGTTTACGGCAACGAGATCGATGGGGACGATGCCGTGTTCCGCCATCTGGGCCTGATGGGCGGGGTTGGACCGGATGTTGAGGATCCCTCCGTGGACCTTGGGATGGAGCGTCTTGACGCGTCCGTCCATCATCTCGGGAAAACCGGTCAGATCCGAGACATCCCGGACAGGGATCCCGGCATCACGAATGGTTCTGGCAGTGCCCCCAGTGGAGACGATCTCTACTCCCATGGCATGGAGCTCCTTGGCAAACTCCCCGACACCGGTCTTGTCCGTGAGACTTATGAGGGCACGAGTGATCTTGGGCATAGGCTTCCTCCATCCAATGCTGGTCGGGACGAGAGGATTCGAACCTCCGACCCCAGCGTCCCGAACGCTGTGCTCTACCAGACTGAGCCACGTCCCGACCGGAAAGTCTTTTATATAGCCCAGTTATTCAAGGGATGTCAATCTCCTCTCAATGTGACACACGAAACCAATTGGTTCATATCTCACCACAGACCTGCCTGCCGCGCCAGCGGCGCAGGCAGGGAGCACAGAGGACACAGAGAAAATCTCTACCTCCTGGGCATGTGGGTTGGGAAGATCCTTCCCATTAGGGAGGAAATGCCTGCCCGCCGGTCTTTGGAGAGCCGCCGCAGGTAGGGGGGAAGATCCGATTCTGTCCGTATTTGCATAAGGGCAAAAGTTGGCATTGATTTTGCTGAATTTATCCATGACGAAGTTATCCTACCGGATTTTCCAAAACAGGAACCCTGATGGAAGCCTTTCCCCTTGCCGACATGATCTCTACGCAAAGAGTCCTGCCTTCTGAAAGGGGCGGGGGTGCTGGTGAAGGGGCCTCTCTTGCCCAGGGCCGGTTCCATGAGCTTCTGGACGGATCGGTGGACGTACCTGACGCCCCCATGGATGAAGAGATTTCCAAAGGCAGTTCCACGGGAGATAAACGGGCCTTCCGTTTTTCTGGGGGCGACAGTGTGGGCGAGTATGAAGAAATGCCCGGTGGAGGAGGGCGCGAAAGGATAGGCGGGAACCTGAAGATTTTCGGAGAAGACAGACCAGAGATAGACGATGAAACGGACAGGCCGGATTTTGAGTCCGTACCTGAGGTGGGGCAAGGGCTTTCATACAGTGTGATCCCCCATGTTCCGGATTTGGATGGGCCGGAAGGTGAAACGGCCCAGGTTTTTCCTGAAAGTCCTTCCCCCTGTCTTGAGTCTCATGGAGGAGGCCTTGCTGGCAGGGCGGATGGAGAATTTGCCGTTTTTCTCGCGTCTTCTGCGCCCTTTACGGATTCAGCAGCTCTCAGTCCCCTTTCCGGGAAGGCAGCGCCGGAAGATCTGTTCCGCCCTGGTGCCCCATATGTCCTTGAGGTAGCCACCCCTGATGCAATGGACAGGGGAGTTCTCCCTGCTGGCGCCTTTTCTAAGGAGCCGGCGCACTCCGCCGCACCGGGAACGGCAGTGGATAGGAAAGTCTTCCCCCCTGTTGATCAATCAGGGGGTGCACATTTCGCTGCTCTGGGATCACCAGTAGATAGGGAGGTTCTATCCGCCGCTCCGGGAACGGCAGTGGATAGGAAAGTCTTCCCCCCTGTTGATCAATCAGGGGGTGCACATTTCGCTGCTCTGGGATCACCAGTAGATAGGGAGGGTCTATCCGCCGCTCCGGGATCGGTTGTGGATAGGGAGGACGCATCCACTCATTTGCATCCTTCCTTCCC
This window harbors:
- the aroD gene encoding type I 3-dehydroquinate dehydratase, with translation MICVSIAQPDISRIEAILKRVTPYADLAEIRLDALSDYEADMRPLSAASPLPLLWTNRPEWEGGRFKGSEDERIEILKRAVRAGAAYVDIELATDPAARSSLVDDAKAKGTRVILSFHDLSGTPPMERLLAILEGMAEAGADVGKIVTTARDNRDVARLFALYEPAHELGLALTAFSMGERGRLSRLACLAAGAPITYAAPFPGSETAPGQIPAEDLHEFVEYFSSTSKGAP
- a CDS encoding TIGR01212 family radical SAM protein (This family includes YhcC from E. coli K-12, an uncharacterized radical SAM protein.); protein product: MDRGYLPHGTNTLAVGSRIQVIERQPEKSGVKAGPFPFLTLNAHLRNIFGERVQKIPLDAGFTCPNRDGTKGRSGCIYCDPRGSGTGAWALGKSVSVQMAEGIKWARRRYGAKRFIAYFQAFSNTYGPLHVLGERYRESLLGPEVAGLAIGTRPDCVDEERLSLIRQVADGRMIWMEYGLQSASDETLRRINRGHTVDDFVKAVELARKHGIPVCAHVMFGLPGEGEREMVRTMGLLADLGVEGVKFHQVYVVPGTALHRLYESGRYQPISQEEYAGMVARAIRMLPEGTVIHRLTGDPPSGISVSPAWSRDKQGTIARIEAELERMKAS
- a CDS encoding integration host factor subunit alpha, with protein sequence MTITKAYIVNHLTQNGGLGKNEAIRITEDLIELMKKRLESGDSILISGFGKFTVKAKRARRGRNPHTGEDLILEPRRVVTFHPSGILRDKINGKVRS
- a CDS encoding IMP cyclohydrolase, coding for MPKITRALISLTDKTGVGEFAKELHAMGVEIVSTGGTARTIRDAGIPVRDVSDLTGFPEMMDGRVKTLHPKVHGGILNIRSNPAHQAQMAEHGIVPIDLVAVNLYAFEKTVARKDVTLEEAIENIDIGGPTLLRASAKNFRDVTVIVDPADYGKVLAEMKANGGETTLATRFTLARKVFALTSAYDRAITTYLMEIDPKHLT